The Pseudoalteromonas spongiae UST010723-006 genome window below encodes:
- a CDS encoding sensor domain-containing diguanylate cyclase gives MLTPQQARQRLRRVSSLTINEASNLNSLLTDLLSEGCHFLCVDQITVWLINDIDSAEYLHCVASSCEIDVQTIPNLDIAQHPDYFERMFKGETIMANHQLQSTHNDQSDNVANTILDTVIFHNGKAQGVISCKTKSPHCWSNEDIVYAESLADSCSRRLMALETLKLQNKLSELVFVDALTGLKNRRYFNERVQSAKNSQYRMQTPLSLIMIDLDHFKHINDEFGHKAGDIVLSQFARTCQKQLRLEDCLCRYGGEEFIIILPYTGEQQASQLAERLRVTIENMVIQHEQRIIKLTASFGVAEMALEHSIEDTIKKADVAVYRAKNAGRNCVITL, from the coding sequence ATGCTTACCCCCCAACAAGCAAGACAGCGACTGCGTCGCGTTAGCTCATTAACGATTAATGAAGCATCAAATTTAAATAGTTTATTAACCGATTTACTATCTGAAGGCTGTCACTTTTTATGTGTCGATCAAATAACTGTTTGGCTAATCAATGACATTGATTCGGCAGAATATTTACATTGCGTTGCAAGCAGTTGCGAAATTGATGTGCAAACAATACCCAATTTAGATATCGCACAACACCCAGACTACTTTGAACGCATGTTCAAAGGTGAAACCATTATGGCAAACCACCAGCTGCAAAGTACCCATAATGATCAGTCTGATAACGTGGCTAACACAATATTAGACACGGTTATTTTTCACAATGGTAAAGCGCAAGGGGTGATCAGCTGTAAAACAAAAAGCCCTCACTGCTGGAGTAACGAAGATATTGTATATGCCGAATCACTGGCTGATAGCTGCAGTCGGCGACTTATGGCGCTTGAAACACTAAAATTACAAAACAAACTAAGCGAACTGGTGTTTGTTGATGCGCTAACAGGCCTCAAAAACAGACGCTATTTTAATGAACGCGTGCAAAGTGCTAAAAACTCGCAATACCGCATGCAAACGCCGCTTTCACTTATCATGATCGACCTAGATCATTTTAAGCATATTAACGACGAATTTGGCCACAAAGCCGGCGACATCGTACTTTCACAATTTGCTCGAACGTGTCAAAAGCAATTGCGTTTGGAAGATTGTTTATGTCGATACGGCGGGGAGGAATTTATTATTATTTTGCCCTACACTGGCGAGCAACAAGCAAGCCAACTCGCTGAAAGGCTGAGAGTAACTATTGAAAATATGGTAATTCAGCACGAACAACGCATTATAAAACTTACCGCTAGTTTTGGTGTTGCAGAAATGGCGTTAGAACATTCTATTGAAGATACGATTAAAAAGGCTGATGTCGCGGTTTATCGTGCAAAAAACGCAGGTCGAAATTGTGTAATTACCCTTTAA